Below is a window of Solirubrobacterales bacterium DNA.
GAATCGAGTTCCTGCGAGTGTTCAGGCCCGGCGTAATATCGCGCGTTCAATCGCAGGGTGTCGCCCTGGGTCATCCACCCAGCGGGCGCGCCGAGCGGGCTGCCATAGCAGGAGGTCATCGACGAGATTCTCTTGCGGCCGATCGGAAGACTCGTGTCGATGAAGCCCGGCGACTCACCGAAACCGGGCTGCGAAACACAGAGGTCAGTACCGCGGTTGATGTTCTCGACCTGCAGGTTCAGCGAGTCGTCGTGCAGGTGGCCGGCAGTGCCGACCATCGCGCCCGAAATCGGTGCCGTCACATCCAACGTTTTGTCGCTGAGGCCGGAAGGCACACTGAATTCCGAATCTCCGCAGCCGTCGGCGTCGAGCCAGACCGGCCGCACGGCAGTGCGCGAAGTGTTGTCTGCGCCCGTTGCCCACTTGTATTCGACTTCGATGTAGACGGTCTGAGGACTTGCCTTGACGTTCATCAAGTCTGCAACCAGGTGCAACTGGTCAGTGGAACCAAGCTTGACCCCGAAGTTGCTGCCGGTGAAGTCCACCGGCGTGCGCTCGTTGCCCGAGGCAAAGATCCGCTCCGTGAACTGACTTCCCGCTACGCCGCCGAAACCGGTCGGGCACATTGCGTCCGTGCGGCCGCCTCCGCTGGCCATCAACACCATGTGGTGCATCATGGCGTCTGTGTTCCAGTTGGCTGTGGTGCCGTCGGCGTAGACCATGTTGGCCTTCATACCGGTGAGCGTGCAGGCAGCACCTGGGCAGGGCCTCTGCACGTTCAATGACAGTTGGTTTTCGATCATCCCCATACCGGCTTTGCCCGCGTTTGGGTCACCGTTGCCGGCTGGGATCGTGTACGGACCGTACTTGACCGTGGTTGTGCCGATCGCCGCTTGCGAAGTCGCGGCAGTGACAAGAAACATCGTGACGAGCACACAGAGCGTGATCGTCATTCGAATAGGACGCGTCGTCATGTTCTCTCCCCCCCAGGAGTCAGATTGGCCACGCGCGTCACGCGCGACGGCTTGCGTTCAGCGAATACTAACGACCAGTCGACGGCGGCAGCAGACGATGGAGCTAGACGGGTTCGAACCGTCGACCTCTTGCATGCCATGCAAGCGCTCTACCAGCTGAGCTATAGCCCCGTGCGAGCGGTGATCTTAGCGGTCAGCCGGGTGCGTTCAAACGTGTCGCTGCTGCACTTTCGGTTGCTTATTACTCATGGGGTATTAAGGCATCGTCATTTTGTCCAGTGTTACCCGCTATTTGCGTGTTTTCTTACCCCGTTTGGTTCAACAATTAATGCTGATAGGCCGATGAAACAGGCATGGCAGACTCTTGGCTGATCCGCGACGGTATGGACCGTGAGCGGATGCTCGACATGGATAAGCGCATCCAGCCGCTTCGGACGGCGGCGCTTGGCGTGCTCGGAGCGACTCTGCTCATCGGTACGCCGTGGATGGGCGTGCGCACAATCGGCGCGTTGTTGATTGCCGTAATCGTCGCTGGAATCTTTTTCAAGGTCGCAGCCTCGAAAACGGAAGACTTCGAAAAGCCCGAATACGTTCTCTTTGCGGGCTGGGCCGGAGCGGAGGTCTTGATCGCGATCTGCATCGTGATCACCGGCGGGGCCACGTCGCCGGCACTTGCGTGGATGGCGATTCCAGTCGTGACTTTGAGCGCTCGCTTCTCGACTCGCGGAGTCGTCGTTGGCGTAGTCACAACTGAACTTCTTTTGATTGCGGCGATCCTGTCGCGCAACACCGATGCCATTCTGGACAATCCGATGTATCAGGGGGCGAGCGTCGCCCTGGTCCTTTCCGTCGCCATCCTCTCAACAGCGCTGATGCGTTCAGACGTCGAGCACCGAACCGAAGCCGTGATCGACCCGCTCACCGGTCTGCTAAACCGCACCGCCCTGCGCAATCGCACCGTGGAGCTAGCGCAACGCTCTGCCTACACCGCCGAGCCTGTGGGCGTGATCGTCGCCGACATCGACCACTTCAAGCGCATCAACGACCAGCACGGGCATGCCGTCGGCGACGCAGTGCTCAAGGACATCGCCTACGTGATGCGCAAGGAGCTGCGTGCCTTCGACCTTGCTTACCGAATCGGCGGCGAGGAATTTCTCGTGCTTCTGCCGGGCGCGAACTCCGAAGAAGCGAAGGAATTCGCCGACGAGCTCCACAAGGTGCTTGGCGCTGCCCCACGCGGCGGGCAGGCCGTCACGATGAGCTTTGGTGTGAGCGCATCTCGATACGGCGACATCTTCGATTACGACAAGATCTTCGAGCACGCCGACGCGGCGCTCTATCTCGCCAAGAACAGTGGCCGCGACCAGGTTCGCGTTGCCGACGATGAGAAGAGCGTGGCCGGTGCCGGCGGCGGATTTGCGCGCCACGCTTCGCGCGCAAGCTGAACCACCCGGACTGATCCGGTCGCCGAGCAGCTACGAATACAAGTCGTGGCTCACTACAAAGCGATTGTGAATACTGAACTTCCGCCTGAGCAGGCGTTTGCGCTCATGGCCGACTTCTCCAACGCGGAGGGCTGGGATCCAGCCACGATTGAATCCAAACAACTTGGCGACGGCCCGGTAGCAGCCGGCGCACGCTTCGAATTGACTATGGAGATCTTCGGCCGTGAAAACTCGATCGTCTACGAGATCGTCGAATTCGACGCGCCGAATCGGGTCGTACTTCGCGGCGAGAACTCGGGCTCGGTTTCGATCGACGAGATCTCCGTGGCGCCGCACGAAAGTGGCTCGACTGTTACCTATGAAGCAACGGTAACCATGAAAGGCGCATACAAAGTGATCGGTCCGCTGTTCGCGCCCGTCTTCAAGAAGATGGGCGACGAGGCGCGCGAAAAGATCGCGCCCTGGCTCAATCAGCACGCGTCCGTCCCCTCGTGAGTCCGCGCCGCGTCGCAGTAATCGGAGCGACCGGCTACGTCGGTGGGCGCCTGCTTGACCGACTGGTTGCCGACGGCTTTGCCGTATCGGCGCTCGCACGAACACCGGCGAAGCTGGCGAGTGCGGTGACCGCCGCTGAGGGTGCGATCGCCGTGCACCGCGCGGATGTGCAAGACGTGGACTCGCTCGCCGAAGGGCTGGAGGGATGCGAAGCCGCGCTCTATCTCGTTCACTCGATGGGCGAGGGAGCGAGCTTCGTGGACACAGACACCGTCGGCGCGAGAAACTTCGCAGTCGCCTGCGAGAAGGCCGGCGTCGGCCAGATCATTTACCTGAGCGGGCTCGGTTCCGAGGACGGCGATCTCTCCGAACACCTCAGCAGTCGGCACGCGACCGGAGATGCCCTGCGCGAAGGTTCGGTGCCCGTAACTGAGCTGCGCGCCGCGATCGTCGTTGGATCGGGGAGCGCGAGCTTTGAGATCGTCCGCGATCTTTCACGCAAGCTTCCTGTGATGGTCGCTCCGAAGTGGGTCAGCAGTCGCTGCGAGGCGATCGGGATCCGCGACGTGGTCAGCTATCTCGTGGGCACGCTCGACGAGCCGCGCACGCTCGGTCAGACGCTCGACATCGGCTGCGGCGAAGTCTTGACTTACCGCCGGATGATGGAGATCTGCGCCGAGGAGCAGGGGCGCAAGTGCGTGATCATCACCGTTCCAGTTCTTACGCCGCGCCTCAGTTCGTACTGGCTCCACCTCGTGACGAGCGTTGACATGAAGATCGCCCGACCGCTGATCGAGGGCCTGCGCAACGACGTCGTCACCCAGGATCATCGGATTCGCGAGTGGATGGATGTTGAACCAGCCGACTACCGCACGTCGGTGCGCCGCGCGCTTGACCGCGAGCTCGGCCGAACTCGTCGCGAGTCGCGTTGGACGGACGCGGGGCTGCCCGCAAAGGTGAAACCTTCGGTCAAAGCATTCAAGGACAGTCGCAAGTTCGAGACGTCGCTCGCTCCGGAAGAGCTTTTCAGGCGCATTTCCCGCATCGGCGGGTCGTTCGGTTACGGACGCACCGCAGACATCCTCTGGAAGATTCGCGGGCTGATCGACCGAATCGGCGGCGGACCGGGACTACGCCGCGGTCGTCCGTTCGGCGCCACGTTGCACACCGGCGACGTTGTTGACTTCTGGCGCGTCGTGGATGTGGATGAGCCGGCGAGCCTTGAGCTTGTTGCCGAGATGCGCGTCCCGGGCGAGGCCCGGCTTTCGTGGCGGATCGAGCCGACGGAATCCGGTTCAACGCTGGTGCAGACGGCCACACTGACCAACGAGAATCTGCTTTCGGGCCTCTACTGGTACTCGATCGCCCCGGCGCACAACTGGGTCTTCAACCGCATGGCGCGGCACCTGATGTCTGCTTGACTTGAAGACATGTCAAAGAACCTCGTAATCACAGGAGCGTCGACCGGAATCGGCGCAGAAACGGCCCGCGCCGCAGTTGCCGCGGGCTGGAAAGTCGCGCTCGGCGCTCGCTCACTCGACAAGCTTGAAGCGCTGGTCGAAGAGCTCGGCGAGGGCAACGCGATCGCCGTCCAGACAGACGTCACGGATTTTGATCAGGTGCAGCGCCTGGTTGACGAGACGATCGAGCAGTACGGAAGCGTCGAGGGCGTCTTCGCAAACGCAGGATTCGGCGCCGCCCGCGGGTTCATGAATGAATCCGTCGAGCACTGGCGCGAGATGGTCCTGACCAACGTGCTCGGCGCCGCGCTCACGATCCGAGCGGCGATGCCGGCGATCATCGACAGCAAGGGCCAGTTCGTGCTGACCGGCAGTATCGCCGGAACTCGCGCGCTTCCCGGCTCGCTCTACTCGTCAACCAAGTTTGCAGTGCACGGCATGGCCGAGTCGCTCCGTCAGGAGCTCAACGGCACAGGAGCTCGCGTGACGCTGATTGCGCCGGGAATGGTTGACACCCCGTTCTTCGACAATGGTGCCGGCCCCGGCGCGCTGGTCGCCGAGGACATCGCCCGCGCAGTGATCTACGCGATCGAGCAGCCCGCGCATGTGGATGTGAACATGATGCTCGTGCGGCCGACGGCGCAAGATCTATAGCCGCCAGCCGCCCAACTAACCTCGCAGGCCATATATGGCCGACACAAGTGAAATCCAGCACCTCAAGTACGACCCGTCCCTGATCGAGCCGAAGTGGCAGAAGATCTGGGGCGACGAGAAGACTTGGCACGTCAGCAACAAGCCCGACGGACGCCCCAGCTCCTACGTGCTGGAGATGCTCCCATACCCGTCCGGCGAGCCGCACATGGGCCACATGAAGGTCTATTCAGTGGGCGACGCGCTCGCACACTACCGCCGCCGCAACGGCATGCGCGTGATGCATCCGATGGGCTACGACAGCTTCGGGCTACCGGCTGAAAACTTCGCTATCAAGACGGGCCGCCCGCCGCTCGAGTCAACTGAGGACGCGATCGCAGAGTTCCGTCGTCAGTTCGAGACCTGGGGCGTATCGATCGACTGGGACCGTGAGTTCGGCACCCACCAACCGACTTACTACCGCTGGACGCAGTGGATCTTCCTGAAGCTCTTCGAAGCTGGCCTCGCCTACCAGAAGGAAGCGGCCGTCAACTGGTGTCCGAACGACCAGACCGTGCTCGCCAATGAGCAGGTCGTGGACGGCCACTGCGAGCGCTGCGGCCACGCGGTCGAGATCAAGCAACTCAAGCAGTGGTTTTTCAAGATCACTGATTACGCCGATCGCCTGCTCAGCGATATGTCCACCGAGCTCGACGGTTGGCCGCAGAACGTCAAGACGATGCAGAAGAACTGGATCGGGCGATCTGAAGGCGCCGAGGTGATCTTCAAGTGCCACACGATCAGCGAGGACTATCCCGTCTTCACCACGCGCCCGGACACGCTCTTTGGCGCGACGTTCTTTGTGATGTCGCCCGAGCACCCCGACATCGCGCGCATCGCCGAAGGCACCGGTCAGGAAGAAGCTGTGCGCGAGTACGTCAACGCGAGCGCACAGAAGACAAAGGAAGAGCGCGGCGCCGACGACAAAGAGAAGACCGGCGTCTATCTCGGACGCACGATCACCAACCCGGTCAACGGCGAAGAGATCCCGATGTATGTCGCCGACTACGTCTTGATGGAGTACGGCACCGGCGCGATCATGGCCGTGCCCGCGCACGACCAACGCGACTACGAGTTTGCAGACAAGTTCGGGATCGAGATCCGACAGGTGATCGCTCCGGCGAGCGACGAGGTTGAAGTGCCTGAGGGCGCCGCCTACGTCAGTTCTACTGGCAGCGACGTGCTCGTCAACAGCGGCGAGTTCACGGGTGAGAGCTCAGTCGAGGCCAAGGCCAAGATCACCAACTGGCTGAAGGATTCGGGCCGCGGCGAGAGCACCGTCAACTACAAACTTCGCGACTGGTTGATCAGTCGTCAGCGCTATTGGGGTTGTCCGATCCCGGTGGTGCACTGCAAGGACTGCGGCACCGTTGCCGTTCCCGAGGCGCGCCTGCCCGTGGAGCTGCCCGAGATCAGCGACTACCTGCCCAAGGGCAAGTCGCCGCTTGCTGCCGCAACCGACTGGCTCGAGGTCACCTGCCCTGAGTGCAAGGGCCCGGCCGAGCGCGAGACCGACACGATGGACACGTTCGTCGATTCGTCGTGGTACTTCATGCGTTACACCGACGCGAAGAACGACCGCGAGCCGTGGCACCGCGCCGTGCTCAACGAGTGGATGCCGGTGGACAACTACATCGGCGGCGTCGAGCACGCGATTCTGCACCTGATGTACGCGCGCTTCTTCACGAAGGCGCTCCACGATCTTGGCCTGGTCGGCGCGACCGAACCATTCAAGAACCTCTTCACGCAGGGCATGATCACTCGCGACGGCGCAAAGATGAGCAAATCGCGCGGCAACGTGATCAGTCCGCGCAGCTATGTCGAGAAGTACGGCGCTGACACTGCGCGCGCCTACGTGCTCTTCATCGGCCCACCAGAGCAGGACGCCGACTGGGACGACAAGGGCGTCGAAGGAGTTCATCGTTTCCTTGCGCGGCTCTGGCGCCTTGGCCTTGAGGTCGAGACTGCTGGGGCTGGATCGGGCGTTGCCGCTCCAGAGTCGGTCAATTCCGATGCCGCGAACACCGTGATGCGCAAGGCCAGCTGGGCGATCGACAAAGTCACCGCCGACATGGAGGGCCGCTTCGCCTTCAACACCGCGATCGCCGCTGTGATGGAGCTGATCAATGAGCTCTACAAGCAGAAGGAAGCGCTGGTCAGCGAGGGCGGCGAGAGCGCCCAGGCGTTGCGCTTTGCCGCCGCATCTGCCGCTTCGTTGCTGTTCCCGTTTGCTCCGCACGTTTCGGCCGAGGTTTACGAAGTGCTTGGCGGCGGCCGCGTCTGGGAGACCGACTGGCCCAAGGCCGATGAGAGTTTCCTGAAGTCCGACGAGATCACGCTGGTCGTTCAGGTCAACGGCAAGGTGCGCGACAAGATCACGGCTGCGGCCGATGCATCTCAGGACGAGTTGCTTGATCTCGCGAAGTCGTCAGAGAAGATCGCCGGGTATGTCGAGGGCAAGGAGCTCGTCAAGGAGATCGTCGTGCCCGGCAAGCTTGTGAACCTCGTCATTCGTTGATCCTTCCGGCGGAGCAAGCCAGCAACGTTCAAGATCAAGAAGTAGACGTCGGGGATTAGTGCCTGCGCGGGCGCGGCGTCACGCCGGTCCCCATCTTCTTGGCCGCGTACCCGTCGAGCGAGTTCGCAACGGCGTCGTAGCCAAGCGCGCGGTCCATCGCCTTGGCGTTCACCGCGGTCCAGCGGCGTAGAGCCCAGTCGCTGCGTCCCGGCTTCTGCAGGCCGGACATCTGGCGAAGCGAACGGGGCATCAGTGTGGCGGCGGCGTGGCCAGCCCACTTCAGGTTGACGGCGAACGGCCAGTCCTTGACGGAGACGAGGCGAAGGTCTGGTTTGGCGACAAATGAGATCGTCTCGACCGCGGCCTTGCTGGCGCAGAGCTGCGGGATCATCGACGCGAAGTACTCGCGGTACTCCTCGCGGGAGGCCGGGATCATTGCGGTCGGAATGCCCATCAGTTCGCCGGCAACGACGAACTCCTTCAGGTAGCGCTCCTGGTCCGCGTCGGTCAGGTCGCCGACGAACTCGCGACGGGCGACGAGGAATGAATAGGCCTGCGCGCAGTGGACCCAGAGCAGTGTGTCTGGATCGTTGGCCGAGAACTCGCGGCCGGTCACCGGGTCGGTGCCGTGAATGTGGTCGTGGACCGCGCGCACGCGCGCTGCAGCCGCATGCGCGGAATCGGTGTCCGAGAAGACAACGTGGTGCACATACTGCGCCGTGCGACGAAAGCGACCGAGCGGATCGGTCTTGAAGTCTGAGAACTCCGTGACGCCGGCCATCGCGAGCGGGTGGAGCGCCTGAATCATCAGCGCGCGGAACCCACCGACGATCGTGATCGGGTGCGAGTGGATCTTCCAGGCGACGCTCTCGGGGCCGAACAATCCCCAGTCGGCGTGCTCGTCCAGCTGTGCGTCGATCTCCGCGAGGCGGTCGCGGGTGAAGCGGCTGAATGGCTTGCGCGATTCGAGTGCCGCGGTCTCGCGCTCAACGGCGCGGTCGGATGCGTGGCGAGCTTCCATGTGGACTATTCGGTCGAGCAGTAGATACGGAACTTCTTGTGTAGCTCAGATCGTGTCACCGAGAATCCGGCTCCCTAAACCGAATGTGACACTGCTCCGCAGTCTACGGATCGATCGACACGATTGCAACGGCCCGCGAAAAACTTTGCAGTTTGCGGTAAACGTTGCTACCGCGAGGTAGATGTCGGGTAGGTCAGTTGTCTTCGCTGGACAACAGGCTGAGCACTTCGGGTTCAAACTCGGGCGCAGCGAGTTCTTCGGCGCCACTCTTCAAGCCGTCGATCTTGTCGATCGTCTTGTCGAGCTCTCGTTCCCGCACGCCAGTGAGGTCGGCCCATGCCCGTGAGGAAGTTTCGAACGCGCGATTGACCTTTGCGGTCTGCTCTTTGTATTTCTCCCATTGCGCGCGGAAAGTTCCGATCGCGCCCTGGATCTCGCGGGTCTTTGACTCAAGACGGAAGTTGTCCGAGGACTGGCGGATCACAGCGAGCACCGCGAAGAGCGTGAGCGGCGAGCAGATCACGACATGATTCTGCAGCGCGAAGTTGATGATCGTGGCGTCCTGTTCGTGGATGAAGCCGTAGATCTGTTCGTTCGGAATGAACACGAGCGTGTAGTCGAGCGTTCCCGCTGAAGGGTTGATGTAGTCGCGCGTGGTGACTTCCTTGATGCGGCTCCGCGTGTCACGCAGAAACTCTTTCGCGGCGGCGTCCCTCTCGGGATCGGTTTCGGCCTCGAGGTAACGGTTGAATGCCGCCATCGGCATCTTCACGTCCATGTTCAAAGTGCGCTCGTCGGGCAGCAGAAACGTGAAGTCAGGGCGGCTGCCCTCGGAAGTGGTCTGCTGCTTTCTGTAGCTGACGCCCTCGATGAAGCCGGCGATGCGCAGCACGTCCTCGGCTACGTGCTCGCCCCATGCGCCGCGGGACTGGCTGCCGGAAAGCGCTTCGTTGAGCTTCTGGGTGTTCTGCTGGAGAACCTGAGTTGCCTCGCGCGACTGCTTTACGGCTTCTGCGATCTGGCCGAAGCTCTCGACGCGCTGCTTGTCGGTGTTGGTGACGAACTCGCGTACGCCCTTCAGCTCGGTGCGGATGTTCTCGAGGCCCTTGTCGATCTCTTGTTGGCGGGCTTTGAGCTGCTGCTCGCCGAGCTCGGTCTCTTGCTTCAAGTGTGACTTGGCGAGATTGAGAAAACTCTCGGTCTGCTTCTGGGCGACGGCGCTCTGCGACTCGAGCAGGCGGATCTCCAGCTCGCGTTCGTGGGCGGCGCGATCGCGCTCGAGCTGGGCGAAGAGCTCGGTGCTGCGCGCGGCTTCGGCGCGGGGTTGGACAAAGACGATGTAGGCGGCCAGGCCGAGAATTGCGATGACGGCGACTGCGAGAAGGGCGATTTCCATGATCAGGCCATCTTGTCAGGGATGTTGGACGGAACGTACGTTCGGTTAGTCGCAGTTATTTTGCTGAAATCGGTCTTGATCTGTTACGCGCCGATCCGTAGCGTCGGCCGGGTGCATGAGACGAGCAAGCAGATGCTGGTTGTATACGCGGCCGCGGTGCTTGCGGTTGCGTTGATCGGCGCTCGGTATTTGCAGTCGGCAGCAGCCGAACCGGGAAGCGGCGGCGGCGCAAACTTCAAGCAGGACTACTCAGGCGGCGGGTCG
It encodes the following:
- a CDS encoding GGDEF domain-containing protein — encoded protein: MADSWLIRDGMDRERMLDMDKRIQPLRTAALGVLGATLLIGTPWMGVRTIGALLIAVIVAGIFFKVAASKTEDFEKPEYVLFAGWAGAEVLIAICIVITGGATSPALAWMAIPVVTLSARFSTRGVVVGVVTTELLLIAAILSRNTDAILDNPMYQGASVALVLSVAILSTALMRSDVEHRTEAVIDPLTGLLNRTALRNRTVELAQRSAYTAEPVGVIVADIDHFKRINDQHGHAVGDAVLKDIAYVMRKELRAFDLAYRIGGEEFLVLLPGANSEEAKEFADELHKVLGAAPRGGQAVTMSFGVSASRYGDIFDYDKIFEHADAALYLAKNSGRDQVRVADDEKSVAGAGGGFARHASRAS
- a CDS encoding SRPBCC family protein, giving the protein MAHYKAIVNTELPPEQAFALMADFSNAEGWDPATIESKQLGDGPVAAGARFELTMEIFGRENSIVYEIVEFDAPNRVVLRGENSGSVSIDEISVAPHESGSTVTYEATVTMKGAYKVIGPLFAPVFKKMGDEAREKIAPWLNQHASVPS
- a CDS encoding DUF2867 domain-containing protein, with product MSPRRVAVIGATGYVGGRLLDRLVADGFAVSALARTPAKLASAVTAAEGAIAVHRADVQDVDSLAEGLEGCEAALYLVHSMGEGASFVDTDTVGARNFAVACEKAGVGQIIYLSGLGSEDGDLSEHLSSRHATGDALREGSVPVTELRAAIVVGSGSASFEIVRDLSRKLPVMVAPKWVSSRCEAIGIRDVVSYLVGTLDEPRTLGQTLDIGCGEVLTYRRMMEICAEEQGRKCVIITVPVLTPRLSSYWLHLVTSVDMKIARPLIEGLRNDVVTQDHRIREWMDVEPADYRTSVRRALDRELGRTRRESRWTDAGLPAKVKPSVKAFKDSRKFETSLAPEELFRRISRIGGSFGYGRTADILWKIRGLIDRIGGGPGLRRGRPFGATLHTGDVVDFWRVVDVDEPASLELVAEMRVPGEARLSWRIEPTESGSTLVQTATLTNENLLSGLYWYSIAPAHNWVFNRMARHLMSA
- a CDS encoding SDR family oxidoreductase, producing the protein MSKNLVITGASTGIGAETARAAVAAGWKVALGARSLDKLEALVEELGEGNAIAVQTDVTDFDQVQRLVDETIEQYGSVEGVFANAGFGAARGFMNESVEHWREMVLTNVLGAALTIRAAMPAIIDSKGQFVLTGSIAGTRALPGSLYSSTKFAVHGMAESLRQELNGTGARVTLIAPGMVDTPFFDNGAGPGALVAEDIARAVIYAIEQPAHVDVNMMLVRPTAQDL
- a CDS encoding leucine--tRNA ligase, yielding MADTSEIQHLKYDPSLIEPKWQKIWGDEKTWHVSNKPDGRPSSYVLEMLPYPSGEPHMGHMKVYSVGDALAHYRRRNGMRVMHPMGYDSFGLPAENFAIKTGRPPLESTEDAIAEFRRQFETWGVSIDWDREFGTHQPTYYRWTQWIFLKLFEAGLAYQKEAAVNWCPNDQTVLANEQVVDGHCERCGHAVEIKQLKQWFFKITDYADRLLSDMSTELDGWPQNVKTMQKNWIGRSEGAEVIFKCHTISEDYPVFTTRPDTLFGATFFVMSPEHPDIARIAEGTGQEEAVREYVNASAQKTKEERGADDKEKTGVYLGRTITNPVNGEEIPMYVADYVLMEYGTGAIMAVPAHDQRDYEFADKFGIEIRQVIAPASDEVEVPEGAAYVSSTGSDVLVNSGEFTGESSVEAKAKITNWLKDSGRGESTVNYKLRDWLISRQRYWGCPIPVVHCKDCGTVAVPEARLPVELPEISDYLPKGKSPLAAATDWLEVTCPECKGPAERETDTMDTFVDSSWYFMRYTDAKNDREPWHRAVLNEWMPVDNYIGGVEHAILHLMYARFFTKALHDLGLVGATEPFKNLFTQGMITRDGAKMSKSRGNVISPRSYVEKYGADTARAYVLFIGPPEQDADWDDKGVEGVHRFLARLWRLGLEVETAGAGSGVAAPESVNSDAANTVMRKASWAIDKVTADMEGRFAFNTAIAAVMELINELYKQKEALVSEGGESAQALRFAAASAASLLFPFAPHVSAEVYEVLGGGRVWETDWPKADESFLKSDEITLVVQVNGKVRDKITAAADASQDELLDLAKSSEKIAGYVEGKELVKEIVVPGKLVNLVIR
- a CDS encoding DUF2236 domain-containing protein, giving the protein MEARHASDRAVERETAALESRKPFSRFTRDRLAEIDAQLDEHADWGLFGPESVAWKIHSHPITIVGGFRALMIQALHPLAMAGVTEFSDFKTDPLGRFRRTAQYVHHVVFSDTDSAHAAAARVRAVHDHIHGTDPVTGREFSANDPDTLLWVHCAQAYSFLVARREFVGDLTDADQERYLKEFVVAGELMGIPTAMIPASREEYREYFASMIPQLCASKAAVETISFVAKPDLRLVSVKDWPFAVNLKWAGHAAATLMPRSLRQMSGLQKPGRSDWALRRWTAVNAKAMDRALGYDAVANSLDGYAAKKMGTGVTPRPRRH
- a CDS encoding DNA recombination protein RmuC; translated protein: MKQETELGEQQLKARQQEIDKGLENIRTELKGVREFVTNTDKQRVESFGQIAEAVKQSREATQVLQQNTQKLNEALSGSQSRGAWGEHVAEDVLRIAGFIEGVSYRKQQTTSEGSRPDFTFLLPDERTLNMDVKMPMAAFNRYLEAETDPERDAAAKEFLRDTRSRIKEVTTRDYINPSAGTLDYTLVFIPNEQIYGFIHEQDATIINFALQNHVVICSPLTLFAVLAVIRQSSDNFRLESKTREIQGAIGTFRAQWEKYKEQTAKVNRAFETSSRAWADLTGVRERELDKTIDKIDGLKSGAEELAAPEFEPEVLSLLSSEDN
- a CDS encoding DUF2742 domain-containing protein, whose protein sequence is MSCCSPSSVSCFKCDLARLRKLSVCFWATALCDSSRRISSSRSWAARSRSSWAKSSVLRAASARGWTKTM